A stretch of the uncultured Desulfobacter sp. genome encodes the following:
- a CDS encoding tetratricopeptide repeat protein, whose protein sequence is MMLKFTAKEIQFLKTTGDAPDLNSPDVYYSDLISRPSKEFEIFTRRIADTCTSQKTFTTTAIQIDPAAPEDVIDKANEVFHNCFHSVLDEDRGIWECLDPFTAIFGFWDYQTPEQGNKLLNLLNKKISQALNIELIMGTICFPFHYFPVEEMAGCALKALDHAAFFGPGHAVAFDGLTLNISGDRLFALKKIDAAITEYEKGLSIAPTNINLLNSLGVAFGVDGYLDKAIEFFEKARNINPEEVMVIHNIALVHRINGNNDSALAYLKKAHGINPDIFEIELLLGYLLSKEKKFDDAMTHLDAAIGLKPESGTAFRIKGQIFIEKEDAPGAAAQFNQAIKLNPNDPEALSGYARVMAFQKKNLPIALSFAKKSLDLDPENKRYQQYLEEIQNLQAQIEEKNLDSTIKSA, encoded by the coding sequence ATGATGCTAAAATTCACTGCAAAAGAGATCCAATTTTTAAAAACAACCGGGGATGCGCCAGACCTTAATTCCCCGGACGTTTACTATTCGGACCTGATTAGCCGGCCATCAAAGGAATTTGAAATTTTTACCCGGCGTATCGCAGACACCTGCACTTCCCAAAAAACGTTTACTACAACGGCGATACAAATTGATCCGGCAGCACCGGAAGATGTGATTGACAAAGCCAATGAAGTTTTCCACAATTGTTTTCATTCGGTGCTCGATGAAGACAGAGGTATCTGGGAATGCCTTGACCCCTTCACGGCCATCTTTGGATTTTGGGATTACCAGACCCCTGAACAGGGTAATAAACTGCTTAATCTGCTAAATAAAAAAATCTCCCAGGCCCTGAATATTGAACTGATTATGGGAACAATTTGCTTCCCTTTCCATTATTTTCCGGTTGAAGAAATGGCTGGGTGTGCGCTCAAAGCCCTTGATCACGCCGCATTTTTCGGCCCCGGACATGCCGTTGCATTTGACGGTCTTACCCTGAATATCAGTGGAGACAGGCTGTTTGCGCTCAAAAAAATTGACGCAGCCATTACTGAATATGAAAAAGGCCTCTCCATTGCCCCAACCAATATTAACCTGCTCAACAGCCTGGGCGTGGCCTTTGGGGTAGACGGGTACCTGGACAAGGCCATAGAGTTCTTTGAAAAAGCCCGCAATATCAACCCTGAAGAAGTGATGGTCATCCACAACATCGCTCTGGTCCATCGAATCAACGGCAATAACGATTCAGCCTTGGCCTACCTTAAAAAAGCCCATGGCATCAACCCCGATATTTTTGAAATAGAACTGCTTTTGGGGTATCTTTTGTCTAAGGAAAAAAAATTTGATGACGCCATGACCCACCTGGACGCCGCCATCGGGCTCAAACCCGAATCAGGTACTGCGTTCAGAATAAAAGGACAGATCTTCATAGAAAAAGAAGATGCCCCGGGTGCCGCAGCCCAGTTCAACCAGGCAATAAAACTCAACCCCAATGATCCGGAGGCGTTGTCCGGCTATGCCAGAGTCATGGCGTTCCAGAAAAAAAATCTGCCCATTGCGCTGAGCTTTGCAAAAAAAAGTTTGGATCTTGACCCTGAAAACAAACGGTACCAACAATATCTTGAAGAGATTCAAAACCTCCAAGCCCAAATTGAAGAAAAAAATCTGGACAGTACCATCAAATCAGCCTGA
- the cobA gene encoding uroporphyrinogen-III C-methyltransferase, whose translation MTQSRGKVYLIGAGPGDPGLITVKAMECIQAADVVVYDYLASPFLLDYAKKDAEIIYVGKKGGDHTLTQDKINLLLVNKAREGKNVARLKGGDPFVFGRGGEEAQELLADGISYEVIPGVTSAVAAPAYAGIPVTHRDHTSFVSFITGHERPDKKESRMQWDIFAKSDATLVFLMGVKNLSNIVTKLIEHGKPSDTPVALVRWGTTTRQQTVTGTLETIVDAVKKAGLKSPAIIVVGHVVSLREELSWFDKKPLFGKKIVITRARAQASGLVAELNRLGAQCIEIPTIKIAPPEDKKPLETAIDNLDQYDWLVLTSVNGVKFFFDTLFEKGKDARALGHLKFACIGPVTKERLADYGIISDILPETYQAESVVDAFSGLDMTGKRVLLPRAKKARTILPEQLTHMGAQVDEVTAYETRLASEGKALLIDMLKAGDIDAVTFTSSSTVTNFLTLLDGQNIPALLDGVLLASIGPITSDTIRAQGLKPDIEADAFTIDGLIAALLEHYEGALPEV comes from the coding sequence ATGACACAATCCAGGGGCAAGGTTTATCTAATTGGTGCAGGACCGGGAGACCCAGGGCTTATCACCGTAAAGGCAATGGAGTGCATTCAAGCTGCGGATGTGGTGGTTTATGACTACCTGGCATCCCCATTTCTGCTTGATTATGCGAAAAAAGACGCTGAAATCATCTACGTGGGCAAAAAAGGCGGGGACCACACCCTGACCCAGGATAAAATCAATCTGCTGCTGGTAAACAAAGCCAGAGAAGGCAAAAATGTGGCCCGTCTCAAGGGAGGTGATCCCTTTGTTTTTGGTCGCGGCGGAGAAGAGGCTCAGGAGCTGTTGGCTGACGGCATCAGTTATGAGGTAATTCCCGGTGTTACATCTGCCGTGGCAGCCCCGGCCTATGCCGGGATCCCGGTGACCCACAGGGACCATACCTCCTTTGTCTCTTTTATAACCGGTCACGAACGGCCTGATAAAAAAGAGTCCCGGATGCAGTGGGACATCTTTGCAAAGTCAGACGCCACCCTTGTCTTTCTGATGGGGGTTAAAAATTTATCTAATATCGTCACCAAACTAATTGAACACGGGAAACCCTCGGATACACCGGTGGCACTCGTACGCTGGGGCACCACTACCCGCCAGCAGACGGTAACCGGCACCCTTGAAACGATTGTTGACGCAGTTAAAAAAGCAGGGCTGAAATCTCCGGCCATCATTGTTGTGGGACATGTGGTTTCTTTACGGGAAGAGCTAAGCTGGTTTGACAAAAAACCGTTGTTCGGAAAAAAAATTGTGATCACCCGGGCCCGGGCCCAGGCATCCGGCCTTGTGGCTGAGTTAAATCGCCTTGGCGCCCAGTGTATAGAGATCCCCACCATTAAAATCGCACCGCCTGAAGACAAAAAACCACTGGAGACGGCCATTGATAACCTGGACCAATATGACTGGCTGGTGCTGACTTCGGTCAACGGCGTAAAATTTTTCTTTGATACCCTCTTTGAAAAAGGCAAGGACGCCCGCGCCTTGGGCCATCTTAAATTTGCCTGTATCGGCCCTGTGACCAAAGAACGACTGGCAGATTATGGCATTATTTCTGATATTCTGCCCGAAACATACCAGGCGGAATCTGTTGTGGATGCGTTTTCAGGTCTTGATATGACCGGTAAAAGGGTATTGCTGCCCCGGGCAAAAAAGGCGCGCACCATCCTGCCTGAGCAGTTGACACATATGGGGGCTCAGGTGGATGAGGTCACCGCGTATGAAACCCGACTGGCAAGTGAAGGCAAAGCGTTGCTGATTGATATGCTCAAGGCTGGGGATATTGACGCTGTAACCTTTACCTCATCTTCCACGGTAACGAATTTCTTAACCCTGCTTGACGGGCAAAACATCCCTGCCCTGCTTGACGGGGTTCTGCTTGCCAGTATTGGTCCCATCACCTCGGATACCATCCGGGCCCAAGGGCTTAAACCGGATATTGAAGCGGACGCTTTTACCATAGACGGCCTGATAGCCGCCTTGCTCGAACATTATGAAGGTGCATTACCTGAAGTATAG
- a CDS encoding zinc ribbon domain-containing protein — MPIYEYTCNACGKNFETLVMGSDIPTCPACSSEDLARMMSKCGFVSKSTGPGGQIQTTKSAGSSACSGCTSTNCSSCSSNSSSLTIG; from the coding sequence ATGCCGATTTATGAATATACCTGCAACGCCTGCGGTAAAAACTTTGAAACCCTGGTAATGGGCAGTGATATCCCCACGTGCCCGGCATGCAGCAGCGAAGACCTGGCACGAATGATGTCAAAATGCGGATTTGTATCCAAATCCACGGGTCCCGGCGGCCAGATTCAGACAACCAAATCAGCCGGCAGCTCTGCCTGTAGCGGCTGCACCTCAACCAACTGCAGTTCCTGCAGCAGTAACAGCAGCAGCCTAACGATCGGGTAA
- the selA gene encoding L-seryl-tRNA(Sec) selenium transferase, which translates to MKQPMPDKHLQLKSLPGVDHILALAETDEQFRQIPRSLILESIRRAIDNTRKQILKDKPAITSDEAILKQTALLAGQKMKNRLNPLINATGVVLHTNLGRALLCQDALDNIMAVASSYSNLELNLSTGKRGIRYAAIEELICELTGAQAAMAVNNNAGAVLLALNTLAQGRQVIVSRGELVEIGGSFRVPDVMIKSGCILKEVGTTNRTHPHDYANAVTEETGLLLKVHTSNYKIEGFTKSVSLKELVGIGKSHGIPVMEDLGSGTLIDFSVFGLPSEPPVFEQVASGADVVTFSGDKLLGGPQAGIIVGTKQYMDQIKANPLTRALRIDKMTLAGLEATFKLYRDTQVAIEEIPTLRMLTVPYEQLCQKAEVLLSLVTQAVGNKAELALADMESRPGGGSYPGLTLPTRCLTIRPNAMSVTALDKKLRDFDPAVMGRIEDDWFIIDPRTLQPGQDKILANILKKLID; encoded by the coding sequence ATGAAACAACCCATGCCTGATAAGCATTTACAATTAAAATCCCTGCCCGGTGTGGATCATATTCTGGCCCTTGCCGAAACAGATGAACAATTTAGACAAATACCGCGCAGCCTTATACTTGAATCCATTCGTAGGGCCATTGACAATACCCGCAAACAAATACTTAAAGACAAACCTGCAATCACCTCTGATGAAGCGATTCTAAAGCAGACGGCCCTGCTTGCCGGCCAAAAAATGAAAAACAGGCTCAATCCTTTGATCAACGCCACTGGTGTGGTGTTGCACACCAATCTTGGCAGGGCGCTGCTCTGCCAAGACGCTTTGGATAATATCATGGCCGTGGCATCCTCTTATTCCAATCTTGAACTCAACCTATCAACGGGCAAACGCGGCATCCGCTACGCAGCAATTGAAGAACTGATCTGCGAATTGACAGGCGCCCAGGCCGCCATGGCCGTAAACAACAATGCCGGCGCAGTACTTCTGGCCTTAAACACCCTTGCCCAGGGACGACAGGTCATTGTGTCCAGAGGAGAACTTGTGGAGATCGGCGGTTCCTTCAGGGTGCCGGACGTCATGATAAAAAGCGGGTGTATTTTAAAAGAAGTGGGGACCACCAACCGTACCCACCCTCATGATTATGCCAATGCCGTTACCGAAGAGACCGGGCTTTTACTCAAGGTCCACACATCCAATTATAAAATTGAAGGATTTACCAAATCGGTTTCCCTCAAGGAATTAGTGGGCATCGGAAAATCCCATGGCATTCCGGTAATGGAAGACTTAGGCTCGGGTACACTGATTGACTTCAGCGTGTTTGGGCTGCCGTCTGAACCCCCGGTGTTTGAACAGGTGGCCTCGGGTGCCGACGTTGTCACCTTCAGCGGAGACAAACTCCTTGGCGGCCCCCAGGCCGGCATTATTGTGGGAACAAAACAGTACATGGACCAAATCAAGGCTAACCCGCTGACCCGGGCCCTGCGCATCGACAAAATGACCCTGGCAGGTTTGGAAGCAACATTCAAGCTTTACCGGGATACCCAGGTGGCGATTGAAGAGATCCCCACGCTGAGAATGTTGACCGTGCCCTATGAACAGCTCTGTCAGAAGGCCGAGGTTCTGCTTTCTCTGGTCACCCAAGCTGTGGGGAACAAGGCGGAACTTGCCTTGGCAGATATGGAGTCCAGGCCGGGCGGCGGTTCTTACCCCGGATTGACCCTGCCCACCCGGTGCCTGACCATCCGGCCCAACGCCATGTCCGTAACAGCCCTGGATAAAAAACTGCGGGACTTTGATCCGGCCGTAATGGGACGCATTGAGGACGATTGGTTTATCATAGACCCCAGAACGCTTCAACCCGGTCAGGACAAGATCCTTGCCAATATCTTAAAAAAGCTGATAGATTAA
- a CDS encoding M20 family metallopeptidase, with translation MTIIEEQIRSILKAHEQDLLSVVNKIHDTPELSGQEIQACAWQADLLSAWGFSVETDYKGLATAFNATAGQDGPHICFMAEYDALPGIGHGCGHNLIAGVALGAGLVLKNLLDYHHLPGRVTVMGTPAEEQRGAKIDLIKAGALKDVDLVLMAHPSDDATAPYAGESGIRQFMISFAGKTAHAADCPEKGVNALDAIRLLFNGVDAWRQQLTETSRVHGVIRDGGQAPNIIPDFAQAEFYLRDFDLNYLNQMQVRFENIAKGAALMTDTTLKFSAILNPYKPGIPNAPLNQLFFSLARDAGMQPQWTKPPRGSSDFGDVTYEVPAMHAYFNITQNNPDIIIHSRKFAQAAATHFAFSQMKKTARILARIAWQFLSEQNFRDTVEKAFPFKK, from the coding sequence ATGACTATCATAGAGGAACAGATCAGATCCATATTAAAAGCCCACGAACAAGATTTATTGTCCGTGGTAAATAAAATCCATGACACGCCGGAACTTTCCGGCCAAGAGATTCAGGCATGTGCCTGGCAGGCAGATCTGCTCAGCGCCTGGGGATTTTCTGTGGAAACAGACTACAAGGGCCTTGCCACGGCCTTTAATGCGACAGCAGGCCAAGATGGCCCTCACATCTGTTTCATGGCTGAATATGATGCCCTGCCCGGCATCGGTCACGGGTGCGGCCATAACCTGATTGCAGGCGTGGCACTGGGAGCGGGGCTGGTGCTGAAAAATCTCTTGGATTACCACCATTTACCAGGCAGAGTTACGGTGATGGGCACCCCTGCCGAAGAACAACGGGGCGCCAAGATTGATCTGATCAAGGCTGGTGCACTGAAAGATGTGGACCTCGTGCTTATGGCCCACCCGTCGGATGATGCCACAGCACCTTATGCCGGAGAGTCAGGTATCAGGCAATTCATGATCTCCTTTGCCGGGAAAACCGCACATGCCGCAGATTGTCCGGAAAAAGGCGTCAACGCTTTAGACGCCATACGGCTTCTTTTCAATGGCGTGGATGCCTGGCGCCAGCAACTCACTGAGACCAGCCGGGTCCATGGCGTGATCCGGGACGGTGGCCAGGCCCCCAACATTATTCCGGATTTTGCCCAAGCCGAATTCTATTTACGCGATTTTGATCTTAACTATCTTAACCAAATGCAGGTCCGATTTGAAAATATTGCCAAAGGCGCGGCACTGATGACCGACACGACGCTGAAATTTTCGGCGATACTCAACCCTTACAAGCCGGGTATTCCCAATGCCCCGCTCAACCAGCTCTTTTTTTCACTTGCCCGGGATGCCGGCATGCAACCCCAATGGACCAAGCCGCCCCGGGGATCTTCGGATTTCGGAGATGTCACCTATGAAGTACCGGCCATGCACGCCTATTTTAACATTACCCAAAACAATCCGGACATCATCATTCACTCCAGAAAATTTGCCCAGGCGGCGGCCACCCACTTCGCATTTTCCCAAATGAAAAAAACCGCCCGGATTCTTGCCAGGATTGCCTGGCAGTTCCTGAGTGAACAAAATTTCAGAGACACCGTTGAAAAGGCTTTCCCCTTTAAAAAATAA
- a CDS encoding DMT family transporter, with the protein MKFIFLLVLAFAAGMLGPVQAGMNAKVGKALNDPFYAALISFAVGTAGLLGYALIGRMDFAVIRSVSGVHWSLWLAGLLGAFYVTATIVLAPRLGTALTFGLVVAGQLAMAVIIDHFGLFGMPVQPVNWPRLAGVALIISGTMLIRWF; encoded by the coding sequence ATGAAATTCATATTTCTGCTGGTACTTGCCTTTGCTGCCGGCATGCTGGGACCGGTGCAGGCCGGAATGAATGCAAAGGTCGGAAAAGCCTTGAATGATCCCTTTTATGCGGCGCTTATTTCATTTGCCGTGGGTACGGCAGGCCTTTTAGGCTATGCGTTGATCGGCAGAATGGATTTTGCCGTCATCCGGAGCGTCTCAGGCGTTCATTGGAGTCTTTGGCTGGCCGGACTTTTAGGTGCCTTTTATGTGACCGCGACCATCGTACTGGCACCAAGGCTGGGCACGGCACTGACCTTTGGTCTGGTGGTGGCGGGGCAACTTGCCATGGCCGTGATCATAGATCATTTTGGGTTGTTCGGTATGCCGGTTCAGCCGGTTAACTGGCCTCGTCTTGCCGGTGTCGCGTTGATAATTAGCGGGACCATGTTAATACGGTGGTTTTAG
- the hemC gene encoding hydroxymethylbilane synthase: MKTNICIGTRGSMLALWQANHVKETIENAFPDIQVDINIIKTTGDRVTDRPLAMVGGKGLFVKEIESALLDGTIDLAVHSMKDMPGELPEGLVIGAIPERANPFDVLISGQGALFKDYPQGAVIGTSSLRRGSQLKHLRPDLEIKSIRGNLDTRLKKLKSGEYAAIVLAAAGLERLGQGSEITEYLTETDMVPAVGQGALCIETRENDPDMADILSVLDHDPTRICVTGERAFLKEIEGSCHIPVACFGKILDNRVILTAVVASEDGESLIKETIEASLEQVTEKGRELAKLVLDKGGKRILEALNIP; encoded by the coding sequence ATGAAAACAAATATCTGCATTGGCACCCGGGGAAGCATGCTGGCCCTGTGGCAGGCCAACCACGTAAAAGAGACTATTGAAAACGCCTTTCCTGATATTCAGGTTGATATAAACATTATCAAAACCACGGGTGACCGGGTAACAGACCGGCCGCTTGCCATGGTGGGCGGCAAAGGCCTTTTTGTCAAAGAGATTGAATCAGCCCTTTTAGACGGGACGATTGATTTAGCCGTTCACTCTATGAAAGACATGCCTGGAGAACTGCCCGAAGGATTGGTGATCGGAGCCATACCGGAACGGGCCAACCCTTTTGATGTACTCATATCCGGCCAGGGGGCACTTTTCAAAGATTATCCACAAGGTGCTGTCATCGGCACCTCCAGCCTTCGCCGGGGCTCCCAGCTAAAACACCTTCGCCCGGATCTTGAAATCAAATCCATCCGCGGCAATCTGGATACCCGCCTTAAAAAGCTTAAATCAGGTGAATATGCTGCAATAGTACTCGCGGCAGCCGGGCTTGAACGTTTGGGCCAGGGCAGTGAAATCACCGAGTACCTGACTGAAACCGATATGGTGCCTGCTGTGGGCCAGGGGGCGCTTTGCATCGAAACCCGGGAAAATGATCCGGACATGGCCGACATTTTATCCGTTCTCGACCATGACCCCACCCGGATCTGTGTAACCGGCGAACGGGCATTTCTCAAAGAGATTGAAGGCAGCTGCCATATCCCTGTGGCTTGTTTCGGTAAAATCCTGGACAACCGGGTGATACTGACGGCAGTGGTGGCGTCGGAGGACGGAGAGTCTTTAATCAAAGAAACAATTGAAGCATCCCTTGAACAGGTAACTGAAAAGGGTCGGGAACTTGCAAAACTTGTTCTTGATAAAGGCGGAAAACGCATATTGGAGGCACTTAATATCCCATGA
- a CDS encoding D-sedoheptulose 7-phosphate isomerase, with the protein MKELIRQTVQDAIDTKQNFFAAHEDLIETCAQQMAATLEAGGKLLLFGNGGSAADCQHIAAEFVNRFQMERKPLPAIALTCDTSIITSIGNDYSFDEIFSKQVQALGHKNDMAIGISTSGNSPNVIRAAAVAKDQGLTLVCFSGAGGKLRQISDMAFCVDSPVTARIQEVHITLGHILCDLCERMLFHAQ; encoded by the coding sequence ATGAAAGAACTGATCCGGCAGACTGTTCAGGATGCCATTGACACCAAGCAAAATTTTTTTGCAGCCCATGAGGATCTTATTGAAACCTGTGCGCAGCAAATGGCAGCCACCCTTGAAGCCGGCGGAAAACTGCTGCTTTTTGGCAATGGGGGGTCTGCGGCAGACTGCCAGCACATTGCAGCAGAATTTGTCAACCGGTTTCAGATGGAACGTAAACCATTACCCGCCATTGCCCTGACCTGCGACACATCTATTATCACCAGTATCGGCAACGACTACTCCTTTGACGAAATTTTTTCAAAACAGGTCCAGGCTTTAGGCCACAAAAATGATATGGCAATTGGGATCTCTACTTCAGGCAATTCTCCCAATGTAATCCGGGCAGCAGCCGTGGCAAAGGATCAGGGGCTTACCCTGGTCTGCTTTTCCGGAGCCGGGGGGAAGCTCAGACAAATAAGTGATATGGCTTTTTGTGTGGACAGCCCCGTAACAGCCCGTATCCAGGAGGTTCATATCACTCTGGGCCATATTCTTTGCGATCTTTGTGAAAGGATGCTGTTCCATGCCCAATAA